A segment of the Bacteroidota bacterium genome:
TGCTTTTACCATCTTCAATAAGGATAAAAAACAGGTTGAAAAACAAACCGGAAAAGTTCAGGTCAAAGGTCAAAAATTCAAGTTGGAAATTCCGGGAAGCAATATTGTTTGCGATGGCAAAACTATCTGGACTCACAATAAAGATGCCGGTGAAGTAACCATTAAAAACTTTGAGGTTAATAATGATGAACAATTGAATCCGAGCAAAATTTTCACCTTATACGAAACAGGTTATAAATACAAATTTGACAAAGAAGAAAAAATTGGAGCCACCATGTGTAATGTCATCGATCTTTATCCTACTGTTAAGCCTGAAAAGAAGAAATTTCACACAATCAAAATATACATCGACAAAGCAAAAAAACAAGTTGTTCAATTAAAAATGCTGATGAAAGACGGTGGCTCTCAGTTGTATGAAATTAAGACTTTCAAACCTAATCTGGAGCTAGCTGATGCGCTATTCGTGTTCGATACCAAAGCTTTTAAGCCAGATCAAATCATCGACGAGAGGGATTGATTTTAAAGGTTATATCGTCTAAACAATTAGATTTTGGCGAAATGGAACTTATAATGAGTTAATTGTTAATCTAATTTATTTAAAAAGAGGCATTTTGCATATCGGATGAGTATCTTTATCCTATGCACATTTTCCGTTATTTAAGAATCGCATTAGCTTTGTTTTTGCAATTCGCGGCAAACCTAGCGTTTGGACAAGGCGCGCCGTTCTGCCCTTCCATTAACGCACAATTTGGTACAGGTCCTAGCACCACCATTTGTCAAGGACAATGTGCTAATTTATCGGCGAGTGTTGTTCCCGTTAACCAAACTACAAGTTACTCAGTCACCACAATTCCATACGCGCCGTTTTCATTTACCAATGGAACATCCATTATTGCGAACCAGGATGATATTTGGAGTAGCGTCTTAAATTTAGGTTTTCCCTTTTGTTACTACGGTAATACATTCACACAAGGTGTTGTTGGTTCTAACGGACAACTTACTTTCAGTTTAGGTGTGGCTAATCAAACTAACGGTTGGTCCATTACTACTCCTATTCCCAGCTTAGTTGATATGCCCGGAAATACAATTTGCGCTGCCTTTCGTGATATCGATCCAACTTCAAGCGGTAATATTTATTTCGCAACATACGGAACGGCTCCTTGTCGTTCTTTTGTTATTTCGTGGAACAACGTTCCTATGTTTAGTAATCCCGGCTCTTGCTCAGGTATTCCTAACTCTACATTTCAATTAGTATTGCATGAAACCAGCAATTACATTGATGTATTTATTCAAAACAGCACAGCATGTCCTGGTTGGAATTCAGGGCGAGGAATTATAGGTGTACAAAATGTTAATGGAACTTTAGCAACATTTCCTGCAGGAAGAAACTCACCAGCTCAATGGACCGCCATTAACGAAGCCTGGCGATTCGTCCCCACAGGTCCGCAATCATATACCGTCAATTGGGCAGGACCAAGTGGAAATGTTGGAACAGGATTAACGGCTAACGTGTGTCCTGCTACAACTACAAATTACACGGCAACAATGAATATTACAAGTTGTACAGGAGTAAATAGCTCTTATACAAGCGCCGTAACTGTATCGGTTGTGCCTAGCCCTACACTAACTGTTAATTCAGCAACGGTTTGTCAAGGTACACCTGCCACTCTAACGGTTAGCGGGGGTACGTCATACACATGGCAGCCCGGAAATATAACAGGTTCTTCGGTTACCTTCACTCCCGCCGCAACAACTATTTATACAGTCACAGGTAGTCCGGGTGGTCCGGGATGTTTAGGAACCGCAACAACAAATATTAATGTAAATGGAGCTGCAGTTGCCATTCCCGGAAGTAATTCTCCGATATGCGCCGGCAATACACTCAGTTTAACTGTAGGAGCCGCGTTAAATTATACATGGACCGGACCGAACGGATTCAGTTCCAATTTACAAAACCCAACCATTACAAACGTTACCACCAACGCCAGTGGAACGTATACCATATTTATGAGTAGCGGTGGAACTTGTACAGCTATTGCTACTACATCCGTTACAATTTTCCCTTTACCAAATCCGGTTGCAGCCAATAACGGACCATTATGTGATGGCGCAACACTCAATCTAACCGGAGGAGGAAGTATCACGTATACATGGACCGGCCCGAATGGTTTTAGCAGCACGAATCAAAACCCATCGCTTACTAACGTTAACTCCCTTGCGGCAGGTGTGTATACCTTGATGGTTGGTGCAGGAAGTTGTTCAGCTTCGACTACAACATCATTAACTGTTAATCCATTGCCATCACCTACTATAATAAGCAATAGTCCGGTTTGTGAAGGACAAACAATTAATTTTACAGGAAGTGGTGGAACAAGTTATTTATGGGTTGGGCCCGGAAGCTTCAATTCAAACGCGCAAAATCCTAGTATTGCATCCGCATCCATGATTCATAACGGAACATTTACGTTAACAGTAACCGATGCTAACAATTGCAGTAATAGCACTACACATGCTTATGTAGTAAATTCACTTCCTGTGGTTAGCGCAACAGGATCATCCATTTGTGTGAATCAAACCATGAACTTGAGTGCCAATGGCGGAGTAACATATAATTGGAGCGGACCAAATGGATTTACTTCTAACTTACAAAACCCTAGTGTTACAAACGCTCAAACAAACATGGCGGGAGTTTATAATGTTACTGTAACAAATGC
Coding sequences within it:
- a CDS encoding outer membrane lipoprotein carrier protein LolA, with product MKHLLYILLCACTFNVFAQDQDPKAKTILDDLSKVTKAYKTISADYAFTIFNKDKKQVEKQTGKVQVKGQKFKLEIPGSNIVCDGKTIWTHNKDAGEVTIKNFEVNNDEQLNPSKIFTLYETGYKYKFDKEEKIGATMCNVIDLYPTVKPEKKKFHTIKIYIDKAKKQVVQLKMLMKDGGSQLYEIKTFKPNLELADALFVFDTKAFKPDQIIDERD
- a CDS encoding gliding motility-associated C-terminal domain-containing protein; this translates as MHIFRYLRIALALFLQFAANLAFGQGAPFCPSINAQFGTGPSTTICQGQCANLSASVVPVNQTTSYSVTTIPYAPFSFTNGTSIIANQDDIWSSVLNLGFPFCYYGNTFTQGVVGSNGQLTFSLGVANQTNGWSITTPIPSLVDMPGNTICAAFRDIDPTSSGNIYFATYGTAPCRSFVISWNNVPMFSNPGSCSGIPNSTFQLVLHETSNYIDVFIQNSTACPGWNSGRGIIGVQNVNGTLATFPAGRNSPAQWTAINEAWRFVPTGPQSYTVNWAGPSGNVGTGLTANVCPATTTNYTATMNITSCTGVNSSYTSAVTVSVVPSPTLTVNSATVCQGTPATLTVSGGTSYTWQPGNITGSSVTFTPAATTIYTVTGSPGGPGCLGTATTNINVNGAAVAIPGSNSPICAGNTLSLTVGAALNYTWTGPNGFSSNLQNPTITNVTTNASGTYTIFMSSGGTCTAIATTSVTIFPLPNPVAANNGPLCDGATLNLTGGGSITYTWTGPNGFSSTNQNPSLTNVNSLAAGVYTLMVGAGSCSASTTTSLTVNPLPSPTIISNSPVCEGQTINFTGSGGTSYLWVGPGSFNSNAQNPSIASASMIHNGTFTLTVTDANNCSNSTTHAYVVNSLPVVSATGSSICVNQTMNLSANGGVTYNWSGPNGFTSNLQNPSVTNAQTNMAGVYNVTVTNANSCVNTGMATVLINPEPTPIANSNSPICVNSILSLNGSGGVNYSWSGPNGFSSSAQNPTLVATSAGMSGSYMLTVSDAIGCSSSTAITVVVNPIPSISITSQNINGCAPVCTQFSAQTSSGVQSVNWNSGGGQSASGNTVDFCYSQAGNYLITAQAVDNAGCINTSTYAINIVPKPIADFNYAPYYPTVNTDGTVKFTDASHTGTITAWNWYFMNTAQYTSTQQHPEFTFTEAGSYEVVLVVKNNIGCSDTIIKTIVVGEDYGIYVPNAFTPNKDGLNDFFQPKGFGIKKYQLEIFDRWGERIFVSKEFENGWDGKRHRGIDYGTYCPDGVYVWRITLTNVKGESKELKGHVTLIK